A stretch of the Bacillus sp. B-jedd genome encodes the following:
- a CDS encoding M4 family metallopeptidase, whose translation MKKKLFVPVVLSLGLVAGALPAGSVFAQPDTGRQSLKEWNEKASVPLFVKERFKERFSASTPSNAIAYLEKNQGKTGINSPGKNLKMKSVDKDHLGMTHVRFNQAINGVPVEGAEIVVHFNEKDEIVSVNGRINQSLSDHPVDTAASVSIDSAVDVALAAVNAPEELTYEPEAELVVYPFEGKNHTAYKVNVNFMGEEPGNWFVFVDAKTGKVVDQYNGLMHADEMKTQKGAGKGVHGDHRELHITRVKGPETETKFALADYGHKDLDGILTYDAKNDNSSSNDTLYVGNSAAFMGDYDRAAVDAHYNSERVYDYFLNEHGRNSLDGKGMAIVSRVHYGKDYNNASWNGRWMTYGDGDGKFFISLSAGLDVAAHEMTHGVITHSANLVYRHQPGALNESFADVFGALVDDDDWEIGEDIMAPEAKADGVTRLRSMSDPNSVVVSNAQRAAYGSGVYPAHMDEYYHMPTSVDNGGVHVNSSITNHAAYLIGEEIGRKKLGQIYYRALTVYLTPNSEFSDARRAIVQSAVDLYGENSTEAAAVNSGFDAVGIY comes from the coding sequence TTGAAGAAAAAGTTGTTTGTCCCAGTTGTTTTGTCGCTTGGATTGGTGGCGGGCGCTCTTCCTGCTGGCAGCGTATTTGCGCAGCCGGATACGGGCCGGCAGAGTTTGAAGGAGTGGAATGAAAAGGCAAGTGTACCACTGTTTGTAAAGGAACGTTTTAAGGAGAGGTTTTCAGCTAGCACCCCATCGAACGCAATTGCTTATCTGGAGAAAAACCAGGGTAAGACCGGAATCAATAGTCCAGGCAAAAATCTAAAGATGAAAAGTGTGGACAAGGATCATCTGGGTATGACTCACGTCCGATTCAACCAGGCAATAAATGGAGTGCCAGTCGAGGGAGCTGAAATTGTAGTTCATTTTAATGAAAAGGATGAAATAGTATCAGTCAACGGACGAATCAACCAGTCGCTTTCCGATCACCCAGTGGACACAGCTGCTTCTGTAAGTATTGACTCTGCGGTTGATGTAGCATTAGCGGCTGTCAATGCCCCTGAGGAATTAACCTATGAACCGGAGGCTGAGCTTGTTGTTTATCCATTTGAAGGAAAAAATCATACAGCCTATAAAGTAAATGTCAACTTCATGGGAGAAGAACCTGGGAACTGGTTTGTCTTTGTTGATGCGAAAACAGGAAAAGTGGTCGATCAGTATAACGGATTAATGCATGCCGATGAAATGAAGACGCAGAAGGGTGCCGGAAAAGGAGTGCATGGCGATCATAGGGAATTACATATCACCCGAGTGAAAGGGCCGGAAACAGAGACCAAATTTGCTTTAGCGGATTATGGTCATAAAGATCTTGACGGTATACTCACTTATGATGCGAAGAATGATAATTCCTCGAGTAATGACACTCTTTATGTTGGAAACTCAGCCGCGTTTATGGGCGACTATGACCGTGCCGCTGTCGATGCGCATTACAATTCAGAGAGGGTATATGACTATTTTCTAAATGAGCATGGCCGTAATTCTTTGGATGGAAAAGGGATGGCGATTGTATCCAGGGTCCACTATGGAAAGGATTATAATAATGCCTCCTGGAATGGCCGTTGGATGACCTATGGGGATGGCGATGGGAAGTTTTTCATTTCGTTATCGGCCGGCCTTGATGTGGCTGCCCACGAAATGACACATGGCGTTATCACGCACTCGGCAAATCTGGTCTACCGCCATCAGCCAGGGGCTTTGAATGAATCGTTCGCCGATGTTTTCGGGGCTCTTGTTGATGATGACGATTGGGAAATTGGCGAGGATATTATGGCGCCTGAGGCAAAAGCAGACGGTGTAACAAGACTGCGCAGCATGAGCGACCCAAACAGTGTCGTGGTTAGCAACGCGCAAAGAGCAGCATATGGAAGCGGGGTTTATCCTGCTCATATGGACGAATATTACCATATGCCGACATCAGTGGATAACGGCGGTGTCCACGTGAACTCCTCTATTACAAACCATGCGGCATACTTGATTGGCGAAGAAATAGGCAGAAAGAAATTAGGCCAGATATACTATCGGGCTTTAACAGTTTATTTGACTCCGAATTCTGAATTCAGTGATGCGCGCCGGGCTATTGTCCAATCCGCCGTTGACCTCTATGGCGAAAACAGCACCGAGGCCGCTGCGGTTAACTCCGGCTTTGATGCAGTCGGCATTTACTAA
- a CDS encoding Na+/H+ antiporter: MNLLLTIVILLICLLISNVISHYIPLIPTALTQIVFGIITALLFRDFNLEIETEWFLLLFVAPLLYNDGRHFPRIELWKMRRSIFGNAIVLVLVTTIGGGFFIHWMIPGIPLAAAFALAAILSPTDPVAVNGIAKRIHIPEKILNLVRGESLINDASGLVAFNYAVIAVVTGYFSLKEAVIDFSYMLIAGVLTGFVLQILIIWVRFLLRKQGITDLTFHSLLQIMSPFIIFIVAEDMLHASGVIAVVTAGILHGLVREKTETIVAEEQLLTENTWSMVLFVLNGVVFLLLGLNIPSSMAEAVLNPNMGNWLIIGYVIALGLVILGIRFIWSVFTAYYEFHILTTKNAERPNMKVSLVTSLAGVRGAVTMAGVLSIPLTIASGAAFPERSLILFLASGVILFTLLAATVILPLVSGGEAIAGEPNHYISTEEAKRKLLLAAVKKIREELNEKNNPASHELLAEYKRRFRQIHPRELSNVQNARTFQQTVTDVRLMAIKAERAYIRELMEKNRMDDDVFITFEKALDHREEALSNNVRSETLFFIGLLGRAWRRVWFHTKKDREEKIARIRLSRGIQMKAMQSALKFLEEFAKEARVPDAVNWVIEDYKRMIEKVKHPTAVYDEKTEEQKEELRLRVVDVQRAEIHRMYEHGEIGRDQAKELRRFINYLESMTLYEYEE; this comes from the coding sequence ATGAACTTACTGCTAACGATTGTTATATTGCTTATTTGCTTGTTGATCTCGAATGTCATCAGCCATTATATCCCACTTATTCCGACAGCCTTAACCCAGATTGTTTTTGGAATTATTACCGCGCTTTTGTTCAGGGATTTCAATTTGGAGATAGAAACCGAGTGGTTCCTGCTATTATTTGTAGCTCCGCTGCTATATAACGATGGCCGGCATTTTCCAAGGATAGAACTATGGAAAATGAGAAGGTCCATTTTTGGAAATGCAATTGTTCTTGTCCTTGTTACGACAATCGGCGGCGGTTTTTTCATTCATTGGATGATTCCAGGCATTCCCCTGGCAGCGGCCTTCGCGCTGGCGGCGATTTTGTCACCGACGGATCCCGTCGCAGTTAATGGAATTGCAAAAAGAATCCATATTCCTGAAAAAATCCTGAATTTAGTTAGAGGGGAATCGCTCATTAATGATGCTTCCGGCCTGGTCGCGTTCAACTATGCTGTTATAGCCGTAGTTACCGGCTACTTCTCCTTAAAGGAAGCCGTCATTGATTTTTCCTATATGTTAATCGCCGGTGTCCTGACAGGTTTTGTCTTGCAAATCTTGATTATCTGGGTTCGCTTCTTGCTGCGCAAACAGGGAATTACTGATTTGACCTTTCATTCATTGCTGCAGATTATGTCGCCCTTTATTATTTTTATCGTGGCTGAAGACATGCTTCATGCTTCGGGAGTGATTGCTGTTGTCACGGCTGGTATTTTACATGGGCTTGTAAGGGAAAAGACAGAAACGATTGTAGCTGAAGAACAATTACTGACAGAGAATACGTGGTCGATGGTTTTATTCGTTTTAAATGGTGTTGTTTTCCTTCTGTTAGGGTTGAACATACCCTCATCTATGGCGGAGGCAGTCCTGAACCCGAACATGGGCAACTGGTTAATCATTGGTTATGTGATTGCCCTGGGTCTGGTTATATTGGGAATCAGGTTTATTTGGTCAGTCTTTACTGCTTATTATGAATTTCATATTTTAACTACCAAAAATGCCGAAAGGCCGAATATGAAAGTCTCACTCGTGACAAGTTTAGCGGGTGTCCGCGGCGCTGTGACGATGGCGGGCGTCCTGTCCATTCCTTTAACAATCGCTAGTGGCGCTGCTTTCCCTGAACGCTCGCTTATTCTTTTTCTGGCATCAGGCGTCATTCTATTCACCTTGCTTGCCGCTACTGTAATTTTGCCGCTTGTTAGCGGCGGGGAGGCCATCGCGGGAGAACCGAATCACTACATAAGCACTGAAGAGGCTAAGAGGAAACTTCTCTTGGCCGCTGTCAAGAAGATCAGGGAAGAACTCAATGAAAAAAATAATCCAGCTTCCCATGAGCTATTGGCTGAATACAAACGGAGATTTCGGCAGATACACCCCCGTGAACTGTCGAATGTACAGAATGCACGTACCTTTCAGCAAACAGTGACGGATGTACGATTAATGGCTATAAAAGCCGAGAGGGCCTATATCCGAGAACTGATGGAGAAAAACAGAATGGATGACGATGTATTTATTACTTTTGAGAAGGCTCTTGACCATCGGGAAGAGGCTTTGTCCAACAATGTCCGTTCAGAAACTCTCTTTTTCATTGGATTACTGGGTAGGGCTTGGCGAAGGGTTTGGTTTCATACGAAGAAGGATAGAGAGGAAAAAATCGCCAGGATACGGTTGAGCCGTGGAATCCAAATGAAGGCCATGCAATCAGCGTTGAAGTTTTTGGAGGAGTTTGCAAAAGAGGCTCGGGTGCCTGACGCTGTGAATTGGGTCATCGAGGACTATAAACGGATGATCGAGAAAGTGAAGCATCCCACAGCTGTCTATGATGAAAAAACGGAGGAGCAAAAAGAAGAACTCCGCTTGCGGGTGGTGGATGTCCAACGTGCGGAAATACACAGAATGTACGAACATGGCGAAATCGGGAGAGATCAGGCGAAAGAACTCCGCAGGTTCATTAACTATCTTGAAAGTATGACCTTGTATGAATATGAAGAGTGA